From Nitrosopumilus zosterae, the proteins below share one genomic window:
- a CDS encoding DNA topoisomerase IV subunit A, translating to MKLKTNKEKNKIKDRSKKADEKQKNILEMLKSHGAKIYEDLENGQFPKFSIPSRSVSNIVYDKNLRQYILGNNSAIRSSRNSSQLRSFTQLMWLAFFANRLTQEKKSSTLRDVYYSSQAFAIEFEDQSESDNIIVDLEAVTSKPREDFHIFPEERSSIFGDLNIEYTIPGYEGKTMNLSNHPDGYSIGPSLTTAELVDTSAEIVIAIEKGGLFTRFVEEQIDKKFKSIIINTGGQAPRSTRTLLKRLHEEMGLPVIVLTDGDVYGEHIAMVIKSGSANAAHLRELTVPDAKWVGVWATDIEKYKLPTIPMTESDIKRCYDLQKDPRYEDGIWKKELDVFLRLKRKAELEAFSKYGLTNITEKYLPQKLELAKSL from the coding sequence ATGAAGTTGAAAACTAATAAAGAAAAAAATAAGATAAAAGATCGGAGTAAAAAAGCTGATGAAAAACAAAAGAATATCCTTGAGATGCTTAAAAGTCATGGTGCCAAAATATATGAAGATCTAGAAAACGGACAATTTCCAAAATTCTCCATTCCAAGTAGATCTGTGAGCAACATTGTTTATGATAAAAATCTGAGACAATATATTTTGGGAAATAATTCTGCAATTAGAAGTTCCAGAAATTCCTCTCAATTAAGATCTTTTACACAATTGATGTGGCTTGCATTCTTTGCAAATAGATTAACTCAAGAAAAAAAATCATCTACTTTGAGAGATGTTTATTATTCATCACAAGCATTTGCAATTGAATTTGAAGATCAATCAGAATCGGATAACATTATAGTAGATTTGGAAGCAGTCACCTCAAAACCTAGAGAAGATTTTCACATATTCCCTGAAGAGAGAAGCTCCATTTTTGGTGATTTGAATATTGAGTATACAATTCCTGGATATGAAGGAAAAACCATGAACTTGTCAAATCATCCTGATGGTTATTCTATTGGTCCAAGTTTGACAACTGCAGAATTAGTTGATACAAGTGCTGAAATTGTAATTGCTATTGAAAAAGGTGGTCTTTTTACACGATTTGTTGAAGAACAAATTGATAAAAAATTCAAATCCATTATTATCAATACAGGCGGTCAGGCCCCTCGTTCAACTAGAACTTTACTAAAAAGACTTCATGAAGAAATGGGCTTACCTGTAATTGTTCTTACAGATGGAGACGTGTATGGAGAACATATTGCTATGGTTATAAAATCTGGTTCTGCAAATGCAGCACATCTAAGAGAGCTTACAGTTCCTGATGCAAAATGGGTGGGAGTATGGGCTACTGATATTGAAAAATATAAACTCCCTACGATTCCTATGACTGAATCTGACATAAAGCGATGTTATGATTTACAAAAAGATCCTAGATATGAAGATGGTATTTGGAAAAAAGAGCTTGATGTATTTTTAAGATTGAAAAGAAAGGCAGAATTAGAGGCTTTCTCAAAATACGGTCTTACAAATATTACTGAAAAATATCTTCCACAAAAATTAGAACTAGCAAAAAGTCTTTAA
- a CDS encoding Hsp20/alpha crystallin family protein, with the protein MASYKGAYSNEQSLNFVIPIIVILFLGIIYIMTQRADSGFVSFILIGAAALTMFYWVRVLKKMTKDQKPLYTQAREQETKNWVYDLIKGEGEFVFVAEVPGPEDKIAVRLVDGILYIRGTAGFSKEVPIEGANEMQIFDFKYRNGVLTLRIK; encoded by the coding sequence TTGGCAAGTTATAAGGGAGCATATTCAAATGAGCAGTCATTAAATTTTGTAATACCAATTATCGTAATTCTGTTTTTAGGAATAATCTATATCATGACACAAAGAGCTGATTCAGGGTTTGTGAGTTTTATTTTAATTGGTGCAGCAGCTTTAACTATGTTTTATTGGGTCAGAGTTTTAAAGAAAATGACAAAAGATCAAAAACCACTATACACTCAAGCAAGAGAACAAGAAACAAAGAATTGGGTTTACGATTTGATCAAAGGTGAAGGAGAATTTGTTTTTGTAGCTGAAGTCCCAGGACCTGAAGACAAAATTGCAGTTAGATTAGTTGATGGAATTTTATACATTCGTGGAACTGCAGGATTTTCAAAGGAGGTTCCAATAGAAGGTGCAAATGAGATGCAGATATTTGATTTCAAATATAGAAACGGTGTCTTGACACTGAGAATAAAATAA
- a CDS encoding amidohydrolase family protein, with translation MIIDCHVHVNQYELLQNVSSLDDRIEELQNEMNGNNVDYAIILSSYKVNSKRPSTKQIIEAIKKYDNLGVAAGFTIDNHTEEDLREYRELIKNGKIKALKIYSGYEHYYPYDEKYQKVYDICVEFGIPAMFHTGDTYSEKGKLRFARPLNLDEVAVDNPELKIVMCHLGNPWIQDAQEVIYKNKNVYADVSGLVVGSFDHFFEKMMKEKVAELINYAGEPRYLLYGTDWPISSMDSYLNFVAKLNIKKEFRDNFMFKNAKKLFNIS, from the coding sequence ATGATCATTGATTGCCACGTTCACGTCAACCAGTATGAATTATTACAAAACGTTTCATCCTTAGATGACAGAATTGAAGAACTGCAAAACGAAATGAATGGGAATAATGTAGATTATGCCATAATTTTATCATCATATAAAGTAAATTCTAAAAGACCATCTACAAAACAAATCATTGAGGCCATAAAGAAATATGATAATCTTGGAGTCGCAGCAGGATTTACAATTGATAATCATACAGAAGAAGATCTAAGAGAATATAGAGAACTGATTAAAAATGGAAAAATTAAAGCTTTGAAAATTTATTCTGGTTATGAACACTATTATCCATATGATGAAAAATATCAAAAAGTATATGACATATGTGTAGAATTTGGAATACCTGCAATGTTTCACACAGGTGACACATACTCTGAAAAAGGTAAACTTCGTTTTGCAAGACCATTAAATCTTGATGAAGTTGCAGTGGACAATCCTGAACTAAAAATAGTCATGTGTCATTTAGGAAACCCTTGGATTCAAGATGCACAAGAGGTCATTTACAAAAATAAAAATGTCTATGCAGATGTTTCAGGTCTGGTAGTAGGTTCTTTTGATCATTTTTTTGAAAAGATGATGAAGGAGAAAGTTGCAGAATTGATAAACTATGCAGGAGAACCACGTTATTTATTATACGGAACAGATTGGCCAATTAGTTCAATGGACTCATATCTTAATTTTGTAGCTAAATTAAATATCAAAAAAGAGTTCAGAGATAATTTTATGTTTAAAAATGCAAAAAAACTATTCAACATTTCCTAA
- a CDS encoding GNAT family N-acetyltransferase, translating into MEEKDIPQIVELQKIAFPSIASKGIYWKPKHLKMHLQVFPEGQFVAEYKEKIVGSCSSLIITLHPEYKEHTWMSVCGNSFFENHDPRGDTLYGADISSHPDYRRLGIATKLYNARKNLATKLNLRRIIAGGRILNYCEHAKNMSPLEYVQKVKLHEIKEPVLLFQFRNKFKFIKILPNYMKDPRSLNYATFIEWKNPNFIEKNDH; encoded by the coding sequence ATGGAAGAAAAAGACATTCCTCAAATCGTAGAGTTACAAAAGATAGCTTTTCCATCCATAGCTTCAAAGGGAATTTACTGGAAACCAAAACATTTGAAGATGCATCTTCAAGTTTTCCCAGAAGGACAGTTTGTAGCAGAATACAAAGAAAAAATTGTAGGTTCTTGCAGTAGTTTAATAATTACACTTCATCCAGAATACAAAGAGCATACATGGATGTCTGTGTGTGGAAATAGTTTCTTCGAAAATCACGATCCCAGAGGAGATACATTGTATGGTGCAGATATATCATCACATCCCGACTATAGAAGATTAGGAATTGCTACAAAACTGTATAACGCAAGAAAGAATCTTGCTACAAAACTTAATTTGCGTAGAATCATTGCCGGTGGCAGAATACTCAATTATTGTGAACATGCAAAAAATATGTCTCCATTAGAATATGTACAAAAAGTTAAGCTGCATGAAATCAAAGAGCCTGTATTACTTTTTCAATTTCGAAACAAATTCAAATTCATCAAAATTTTGCCAAATTATATGAAAGACCCACGCTCATTAAACTATGCAACTTTTATTGAATGGAAAAATCCAAATTTTATAGAAAAAAATGATCATTGA